The following proteins are encoded in a genomic region of Cataglyphis hispanica isolate Lineage 1 chromosome 1, ULB_Chis1_1.0, whole genome shotgun sequence:
- the LOC126852013 gene encoding DENN domain-containing protein 5B isoform X1 — translation MKLGSVKQREAVLGEVNRRASQLPCCNQDPASGKMNGSLGITRGSEQHPQRFADYFVICGLDKDSGLEPDKYFGDSLQCTPLDRAYKSKVLGHYPDSVPWNPFDEHAVCMLCLPSGLRFRTQKHSVEPTFHSFVLTKEDGRRTYGFSLVFYEECRNRKICAAMQTLQAMHITELSSGQNGTPPTVRKGQDGHNTRSLPRHFKLSAHSPGAALGYYDSIKDKLLVTKSIALLCQQPYLFAAKTFLTNLYKCVPRHPGPGLSLESYVYNLLYNVPIPLPGKSLKFFVPNDEPAKSPLELVIYQPSSLLELPMLDYPLKDVFTWLGADCLIQLFTCVLLENQVLLRSADFHKLMVVSECITALLFPFSWQHVYVPILPASLHHFLDAPVPFIMGLHAQSEGGVLKIASEANLCYVDIDKQNSQFPEELPVFPHKMQFIAEIRALLNKYKVPNSGKTGNMVINYYNGDIMTSSLTLPGSGFHLPRRKHSLHDVLDWDRPETELQSDNLQRIVDIVKRSVNVDDIDSIEDNTEKILTPQEEYRETLDFNNAVREIFLNRFVQMFSSYEHFVIQPSQDKDEWINNRDSMHVFDKATFLSDQPTQHLPFLSRFLETQMFASLVDSKVMSTWSELDCNIKVFDQRISALKKKVGESIIRSMRYEPYTNIADTQQILKQRLINVDFETNPPTEILPHRAAYFRSFPLLDNVVLNKEPAQSSRRGQTQWKYKMKSIDTNGKPVTPQESQSPRPQTKLSADMSPALIAQANWTFVEKLLKDCKSKTKRMLVEKMGSEAVALGHGGESLSDVEENTLVASLCDLLERVWSHGLQNKQGKSALWSHLTMYQESEECNDTTKSIDVNFLSPAKKSPNKFFGIPDRLVSSLRGKSIIEIASYIKENLNDLSNLQLETDVSPTRGTDKHKSPGERKTVGPEHLRPLPDSLIFDIRNVQAMTDIKTHIGYARAWVRLALEKKLLSRHLKTLLSDSALLRSQYKRSAFLRCEEEKEQFLYHLLTLNAVDYFCFTNNYPTTKLPYRVVIFPSRKASAATTSANSWIAISGTLCETNPVPIPKGALEFVFHHKNLGVLSTLRIGHDNTGLSPKWMVEHVVVRNEVTGHTFKFPCGRWLGRGIDDGSTERLLVGALVPRSIDSEELVESCSTPPRCRSPSIPRRLMLSQVELQHMLGEAVNAIVKYHYRRECQDGSLTALLCGEGGLVPSLEQIFLFGFKNQRIFGRNFYVWDYFLRVKENFEISLLEEMDEYSQRLNRDRRVYTESSQRFTILRCYCHLIDQINMFSQTLGKDGKFQLFICLALREQLLHPMLRPMSDARSTADMYEENSFLRNPTLLTFLVHILEPLSEFHIVLEKSLTHGISSIC, via the exons GTGATTCATTGCAGTGCACGCCTCTGGATCGAGCATACAAAAGCAAAGTATTGGGACATTATCCAGATTCGGTACCATGGAATCCTTTCGACGAACATGCTGTGTGCatg CTTTGTCTGCCAAGCGGTTTGCGTTTTCGCACCCAAAAGCATTCGGTGGAGCCGACCTTCCACTCCTTCGTCCTGACGAAAGAAGATGGTCGTAGAACATACGGGTTCAGCCTCGTTTTCTACGAGGAGTGCCGCAATCGCAAAATATGCGCCGCAATGCAAACGTTACAAGCGATGCATATCACGGAGCTCAGCAGCGGTCAGAACGGCACGCCTCCCAC CGTGAGGAAGGGCCAGGATGGACATAACACGAGATCGTTACCACGTCACTTTAAATTGTCAGCCCATTCACCTGGTGCTGCATTAGGATATTATGATTCTATCAAAGACAAGTTGTTAGTGACTAAATCAATAGCTTTGCTATGCCAACAGCCTTATCTTTTCGCGGCAAAGACGTTCCTCACCAATCTTTACAA gTGTGTTCCTAGACATCCTGGACCTGGTCTTAGCTTAGAATCTTATGTCTACAATCTTCTGTACAATGTACCGATACCATTGCCTGGCAAATCGTTGAAGTTTTTCGTACCTAACGATGAACCAGCGAAATCACCCTTGGAACTAGTTATTTATCAACCATCATCATTATTGGAGCTTCCGATGTTGGACTATCCTCTCAAAGACGTATTCACGTGGCTAGGCGCAGACTGTCTGATTCAATTGTTCACGTGCGTGCTGTTAGAGAATCAGGTTCTCTTGAGGAGCGCCGATTTTCACAAGCTGATGGTGGTATCCGAATGCATAACGGCGCTTTTATTTCCGTTCTCCTGGCAACACGTTTACGTACCAATATTGCCCGCCAGTCTGCATCACTTCTTGGATGCACCTGTGCCCTTTATAATGGGTCTGCATGCACAGAGCGAAGGCGGCGTATTAAAGATTGCTAGCGAA GCGAATCTTTGTTATGTAGATATAGATAAGCAGAATAGTCAATTTCCGGAAGAATTACCTGTGTTTCCTCATAAAATGCAGTTTATTGCTGAGATTAGAGCGCTTCTGAACAAGTACAAAGTACCAAATTCAGGAAA GACTGGTAACATggtcataaattattacaatggcGATATCATGACTAGTAGTCTGACGCTTCCTGGTTCTGGTTTTCATCTTCCTCGCAGAAAACATTCTCTACATGACGTGCTAGATTGGGATCGACCAGAAACGGAACTGCAATCGGATAATTTGCAAAGAATAGTTGATATTGTTAAAAGATCAG TAAATGTAGATGATATTGATTCTATAGAAGATAATACGGAAAAGATACTCACACCGCAGGAGGAATATCGAGAGACTCtcgattttaataatgctgttagagagatttttttaaatcgttttGTACAAATGTTTTCTAGTTACGAACATTTTGTTATTCAACCGAGTCAG GATAAAGATGAATGgataaataatagagatagTATGCACGTTTTCGACAAAGCCACATTTTTATCCGATCAGCCTACGCAACATCTGCCGTTTTTGTCGAGATTCCTGGAAACGCAGATGTTTGCCTCTCTCGTCGACAGCAAAGTGATGTCAACGTGGAGCGAACTcgattgcaatattaaagttttcgaCCAAAGAATCTCTGCTCTTAA AAAGAAAGTCGGAGAAAGCATTATACGATCGATGAGATATGAGCCTTACACAAATATCGCAGATACACAGCAAATACTCAAACAGAGATTAATCAATGTAGACTTTGAAACGAATCCGCCTACGGAAATTCTTCCTCACAGAGCCGCATATTTTCGCAGTTTTCCTTTGCTAGATAACGTCGTATTGAATAAAGAACCAGCTCAAAG TAGTAGAAGAGGGCAAACACAATGGAAATACAAGATGAAATCCATAGACACAAATGGAAAACCTGTAACGCCTCAAGAATCTCAGTCACCTCGACCTCAAACTAAACTCTCAGCGGATATGAGCCCCGCTTTAATAGCGCAAGCTAATTGGACGTTCGTAGAAAAATTACTCAAG GACTGTAAATCCAAGACAAAGAGGATGTTGGTGGAGAAAATGGGATCGGAAGCTGTTGCGCTTGGTCACGGAGGCGAATCTCTATCCGATGTCGAAGAGAATACTCTAGTCGCTAGCCTTTGTGATTTATTGGAACGAGTGTGGAGCCACGGACTGCAAAACAAGCAAGGCAAAAGCGCTCTTTGGTCGCATTTAACCATGTACCAAGAATCGGAGGAATGTAACGATACGACCAAATCTATAGAcgtcaattttctttctcctg cAAAGAAATCGCCTAATAAGTTTTTTGGAATACCGGACCGTTTGGTTTCATCTTTGAGAGGCAAAAGTATTATTGAAATTGCTTCTTACATCAAGGAAAATTTGAATG aTTTGTCTAATTTGCAATTGGAAACGGATGTTTCACCCACGAGGGGTACGGACAAACATAAATCTCCCGGTGAGAGAAAAACTGTTGGTCCGGAACACTTAAGGCCTCTTCCGGATTCCCTAATCTTCGACATTCGTAACGTACAAGCAATGACTGATATTAAAACACACATTGGATATGCGAGAGCGTGGGTACGATTGGCgcttgagaaaaaattactgTCGCGCCAtttgaaaacattattatcGGATAGTGCTTTATTGAG GAGTCAGTATAAACGATCAGCATTTTTGCGTTgtgaggaagagaaagagcagTTCTTGTATCATCTTTTGACCCTCAATGCCGTCGATTATTTCTGCTTTACAAACAATTATCCGACAACAAAGTTACCGTATCGAGTTGTGATATTCCCCAGCCGAAAAGCAAGCGCTGCTACCACTTCGGCTAATAGTTGGATCGCTATTTCCGGTACGCTTTGCGAAACTAATCCCGTACCCATACCAAAAGGAGCATTAGAATTTGTATTTCat cataaaaatttagGCGTGTTGTCTACGTTAAGAATTGGACACGACAATACTGGATTGTCGCCAAAATGGATGGTGGAACATGTTGTAGTGAGAAACGAAGTAACTGGACACACATTTAAATTTCCCTGCGGTCGTTGGCTTGGCAGAGGAATAGATGACGGATCCACCGAACGTTTATTAGTGGGTGCTTTAGTACCTCGTAGCATTGACAGCGAGGAGTTGGTAGAATCATGCTCCACCCCTCCGAGATGTAGATCTCCGAGTATACCTAGACGTCTCATGCTGTCGCAAGTCGAACTGCAACACATGCTcg gCGAAGCTGTAAATGCCATAGTCAAATATCATTACAGAAGAGAATGTCAAGATGGTTCTTTGACGGCTCTGTTGTGCGGAGAGGGCGGTCTTGTGCCGTCTttagaacaaatatttttgtttggttttaaaaatcaaagaatatttGGAAGAAACTTTTACGTGTGGGACTACTTTT TGCGCGTGAAAGAGAATTTCGAGATTTCTTTGCTGGAGGAAATGGACGAGTATTCTCAAAGACTCAATCGAGATAGAAGAGTATATACGGAAAGCAGCCAAAGATTTACTATCTTAAGATGTTATTGTCATCTCattgatcaaattaatatgtttagcCAGACTTTAGGGAAAGAtggaaaatttcaattatttatctgtTTAGCACTGag agagCAGCTCCTACATCCAATGTTGCGTCCGATGAGCGATGCGCGTTCCACAGCAGATATGTATGAGGAAAATTCGTTTTTACGAAATCCTACGTTATTGACTTTCCTTGTTCATATTCTTGAACCGTTGAGCGAGTTCCATATTGTTCTCGAGAAAAGCTTGACTCACGGAATCTCtagtatatgttaa
- the LOC126852013 gene encoding DENN domain-containing protein 5B isoform X2: protein MKLGSVKQREAVLGEVNRRASQLPCCNQDPASGKMNGSLGITRGSEQHPQRFADYFVICGLDKDSGLEPDKYFGDSLQCTPLDRAYKSKVLGHYPDSVPWNPFDEHAVCMLCLPSGLRFRTQKHSVEPTFHSFVLTKEDGRRTYGFSLVFYEECRNRKICAAMQTLQAMHITELSSGQNGTPPTVRKGQDGHNTRSLPRHFKLSAHSPGAALGYYDSIKDKLLVTKSIALLCQQPYLFAAKTFLTNLYKCVPRHPGPGLSLESYVYNLLYNVPIPLPGKSLKFFVPNDEPAKSPLELVIYQPSSLLELPMLDYPLKDVFTWLGADCLIQLFTCVLLENQVLLRSADFHKLMVVSECITALLFPFSWQHVYVPILPASLHHFLDAPVPFIMGLHAQSEGGVLKIASEANLCYVDIDKQNSQFPEELPVFPHKMQFIAEIRALLNKYKVPNSGKTGNMVINYYNGDIMTSSLTLPGSGFHLPRRKHSLHDVLDWDRPETELQSDNLQRIVDIVKRSVNVDDIDSIEDNTEKILTPQEEYRETLDFNNAVREIFLNRFVQMFSSYEHFVIQPSQDKDEWINNRDSMHVFDKATFLSDQPTQHLPFLSRFLETQMFASLVDSKVMSTWSELDCNIKVFDQRISALKKKVGESIIRSMRYEPYTNIADTQQILKQRLINVDFETNPPTEILPHRAAYFRSFPLLDNVVLNKEPAQSRRGQTQWKYKMKSIDTNGKPVTPQESQSPRPQTKLSADMSPALIAQANWTFVEKLLKDCKSKTKRMLVEKMGSEAVALGHGGESLSDVEENTLVASLCDLLERVWSHGLQNKQGKSALWSHLTMYQESEECNDTTKSIDVNFLSPAKKSPNKFFGIPDRLVSSLRGKSIIEIASYIKENLNDLSNLQLETDVSPTRGTDKHKSPGERKTVGPEHLRPLPDSLIFDIRNVQAMTDIKTHIGYARAWVRLALEKKLLSRHLKTLLSDSALLRSQYKRSAFLRCEEEKEQFLYHLLTLNAVDYFCFTNNYPTTKLPYRVVIFPSRKASAATTSANSWIAISGTLCETNPVPIPKGALEFVFHHKNLGVLSTLRIGHDNTGLSPKWMVEHVVVRNEVTGHTFKFPCGRWLGRGIDDGSTERLLVGALVPRSIDSEELVESCSTPPRCRSPSIPRRLMLSQVELQHMLGEAVNAIVKYHYRRECQDGSLTALLCGEGGLVPSLEQIFLFGFKNQRIFGRNFYVWDYFLRVKENFEISLLEEMDEYSQRLNRDRRVYTESSQRFTILRCYCHLIDQINMFSQTLGKDGKFQLFICLALREQLLHPMLRPMSDARSTADMYEENSFLRNPTLLTFLVHILEPLSEFHIVLEKSLTHGISSIC, encoded by the exons GTGATTCATTGCAGTGCACGCCTCTGGATCGAGCATACAAAAGCAAAGTATTGGGACATTATCCAGATTCGGTACCATGGAATCCTTTCGACGAACATGCTGTGTGCatg CTTTGTCTGCCAAGCGGTTTGCGTTTTCGCACCCAAAAGCATTCGGTGGAGCCGACCTTCCACTCCTTCGTCCTGACGAAAGAAGATGGTCGTAGAACATACGGGTTCAGCCTCGTTTTCTACGAGGAGTGCCGCAATCGCAAAATATGCGCCGCAATGCAAACGTTACAAGCGATGCATATCACGGAGCTCAGCAGCGGTCAGAACGGCACGCCTCCCAC CGTGAGGAAGGGCCAGGATGGACATAACACGAGATCGTTACCACGTCACTTTAAATTGTCAGCCCATTCACCTGGTGCTGCATTAGGATATTATGATTCTATCAAAGACAAGTTGTTAGTGACTAAATCAATAGCTTTGCTATGCCAACAGCCTTATCTTTTCGCGGCAAAGACGTTCCTCACCAATCTTTACAA gTGTGTTCCTAGACATCCTGGACCTGGTCTTAGCTTAGAATCTTATGTCTACAATCTTCTGTACAATGTACCGATACCATTGCCTGGCAAATCGTTGAAGTTTTTCGTACCTAACGATGAACCAGCGAAATCACCCTTGGAACTAGTTATTTATCAACCATCATCATTATTGGAGCTTCCGATGTTGGACTATCCTCTCAAAGACGTATTCACGTGGCTAGGCGCAGACTGTCTGATTCAATTGTTCACGTGCGTGCTGTTAGAGAATCAGGTTCTCTTGAGGAGCGCCGATTTTCACAAGCTGATGGTGGTATCCGAATGCATAACGGCGCTTTTATTTCCGTTCTCCTGGCAACACGTTTACGTACCAATATTGCCCGCCAGTCTGCATCACTTCTTGGATGCACCTGTGCCCTTTATAATGGGTCTGCATGCACAGAGCGAAGGCGGCGTATTAAAGATTGCTAGCGAA GCGAATCTTTGTTATGTAGATATAGATAAGCAGAATAGTCAATTTCCGGAAGAATTACCTGTGTTTCCTCATAAAATGCAGTTTATTGCTGAGATTAGAGCGCTTCTGAACAAGTACAAAGTACCAAATTCAGGAAA GACTGGTAACATggtcataaattattacaatggcGATATCATGACTAGTAGTCTGACGCTTCCTGGTTCTGGTTTTCATCTTCCTCGCAGAAAACATTCTCTACATGACGTGCTAGATTGGGATCGACCAGAAACGGAACTGCAATCGGATAATTTGCAAAGAATAGTTGATATTGTTAAAAGATCAG TAAATGTAGATGATATTGATTCTATAGAAGATAATACGGAAAAGATACTCACACCGCAGGAGGAATATCGAGAGACTCtcgattttaataatgctgttagagagatttttttaaatcgttttGTACAAATGTTTTCTAGTTACGAACATTTTGTTATTCAACCGAGTCAG GATAAAGATGAATGgataaataatagagatagTATGCACGTTTTCGACAAAGCCACATTTTTATCCGATCAGCCTACGCAACATCTGCCGTTTTTGTCGAGATTCCTGGAAACGCAGATGTTTGCCTCTCTCGTCGACAGCAAAGTGATGTCAACGTGGAGCGAACTcgattgcaatattaaagttttcgaCCAAAGAATCTCTGCTCTTAA AAAGAAAGTCGGAGAAAGCATTATACGATCGATGAGATATGAGCCTTACACAAATATCGCAGATACACAGCAAATACTCAAACAGAGATTAATCAATGTAGACTTTGAAACGAATCCGCCTACGGAAATTCTTCCTCACAGAGCCGCATATTTTCGCAGTTTTCCTTTGCTAGATAACGTCGTATTGAATAAAGAACCAGCTCAAAG TAGAAGAGGGCAAACACAATGGAAATACAAGATGAAATCCATAGACACAAATGGAAAACCTGTAACGCCTCAAGAATCTCAGTCACCTCGACCTCAAACTAAACTCTCAGCGGATATGAGCCCCGCTTTAATAGCGCAAGCTAATTGGACGTTCGTAGAAAAATTACTCAAG GACTGTAAATCCAAGACAAAGAGGATGTTGGTGGAGAAAATGGGATCGGAAGCTGTTGCGCTTGGTCACGGAGGCGAATCTCTATCCGATGTCGAAGAGAATACTCTAGTCGCTAGCCTTTGTGATTTATTGGAACGAGTGTGGAGCCACGGACTGCAAAACAAGCAAGGCAAAAGCGCTCTTTGGTCGCATTTAACCATGTACCAAGAATCGGAGGAATGTAACGATACGACCAAATCTATAGAcgtcaattttctttctcctg cAAAGAAATCGCCTAATAAGTTTTTTGGAATACCGGACCGTTTGGTTTCATCTTTGAGAGGCAAAAGTATTATTGAAATTGCTTCTTACATCAAGGAAAATTTGAATG aTTTGTCTAATTTGCAATTGGAAACGGATGTTTCACCCACGAGGGGTACGGACAAACATAAATCTCCCGGTGAGAGAAAAACTGTTGGTCCGGAACACTTAAGGCCTCTTCCGGATTCCCTAATCTTCGACATTCGTAACGTACAAGCAATGACTGATATTAAAACACACATTGGATATGCGAGAGCGTGGGTACGATTGGCgcttgagaaaaaattactgTCGCGCCAtttgaaaacattattatcGGATAGTGCTTTATTGAG GAGTCAGTATAAACGATCAGCATTTTTGCGTTgtgaggaagagaaagagcagTTCTTGTATCATCTTTTGACCCTCAATGCCGTCGATTATTTCTGCTTTACAAACAATTATCCGACAACAAAGTTACCGTATCGAGTTGTGATATTCCCCAGCCGAAAAGCAAGCGCTGCTACCACTTCGGCTAATAGTTGGATCGCTATTTCCGGTACGCTTTGCGAAACTAATCCCGTACCCATACCAAAAGGAGCATTAGAATTTGTATTTCat cataaaaatttagGCGTGTTGTCTACGTTAAGAATTGGACACGACAATACTGGATTGTCGCCAAAATGGATGGTGGAACATGTTGTAGTGAGAAACGAAGTAACTGGACACACATTTAAATTTCCCTGCGGTCGTTGGCTTGGCAGAGGAATAGATGACGGATCCACCGAACGTTTATTAGTGGGTGCTTTAGTACCTCGTAGCATTGACAGCGAGGAGTTGGTAGAATCATGCTCCACCCCTCCGAGATGTAGATCTCCGAGTATACCTAGACGTCTCATGCTGTCGCAAGTCGAACTGCAACACATGCTcg gCGAAGCTGTAAATGCCATAGTCAAATATCATTACAGAAGAGAATGTCAAGATGGTTCTTTGACGGCTCTGTTGTGCGGAGAGGGCGGTCTTGTGCCGTCTttagaacaaatatttttgtttggttttaaaaatcaaagaatatttGGAAGAAACTTTTACGTGTGGGACTACTTTT TGCGCGTGAAAGAGAATTTCGAGATTTCTTTGCTGGAGGAAATGGACGAGTATTCTCAAAGACTCAATCGAGATAGAAGAGTATATACGGAAAGCAGCCAAAGATTTACTATCTTAAGATGTTATTGTCATCTCattgatcaaattaatatgtttagcCAGACTTTAGGGAAAGAtggaaaatttcaattatttatctgtTTAGCACTGag agagCAGCTCCTACATCCAATGTTGCGTCCGATGAGCGATGCGCGTTCCACAGCAGATATGTATGAGGAAAATTCGTTTTTACGAAATCCTACGTTATTGACTTTCCTTGTTCATATTCTTGAACCGTTGAGCGAGTTCCATATTGTTCTCGAGAAAAGCTTGACTCACGGAATCTCtagtatatgttaa